The Kwoniella shivajii chromosome 5, complete sequence genomic interval CAGGGTGCCCACGGGATTTTCAGGTACACATCTGAATTCGAGGGGACTCATTAGTTGGGACGTCGCATAGATTCGGGTCTGGATTCTGATAAATTAGCCGTATGAGAGAAAATCAAACGTATGGCAGGTGGAAGGAAAAGTGGGAGAATGTAATTATCGGGATGGCGCCGGAAGGCTCGGACGGGAAAAACTTCTTACATCTGGACCGAAAAGACGAGACATCACCATATGGTAGGCCCGCTTTCTTGGCACTCATGTTTTTTGGAGTTGAAGTCGAACAATTAATAAATGAATTCGACCCGCCGGACAGACACATATGACGTGCAATTGAGCCATACAACAAAGCAATGTGTTCGTTATAGGCAGAAGGACTGGAAGATCATGTGGAGCACAAAGTTTATGTCATCTGCTCCAGTGCTTCGAAGCAGATTAATTAATCAAATGAAAATTACCGAGACAAACTGAAGCAAATGATCCTCTAAATGATTCTTATATGGATGCATCAGTTGCTGTCCCATGGTTCACGCTTGGTGTAAACCATCTTGCAGAATTGTGATTATCCACTCGTGCGTGTTATTAGGGAGAAAATAGACGTATGCGTATATTGACTTCCGACTCTCACATAATACCTCTCGTAGTATCACAACCTTCCCCGTCGTTGCAGCAATCCTCATTGTGACTCCTCACAAGGCTTGCAGGGGTATCAATTCCGAGACTCCTCTCAAccctttgcctttcttccACAAAAAAGCTGTAGCTCCGACCTGTCCGCCCAGATATACCAGTCCTAACAAGGTGTTCGACCACCCATAACCTAAACTTGCGAACATTTTTGGGCCAGCAAGAGGTAATGCGAATGCGCCCATACTTCTGAATACCTGCACAGCAGCTGAAGTTGATGCTCTTGAGTCCGGGTAGGTATCCATATTATATGCTTGTAAACCTTGTCCGGTCATTTGAGTTCCTAGTGATAGGATGAGTGCACCGAGGTCCACAATAATCCAGTGAAGGTGTCGATCTGCAGCCCATCCGTAAAGCAAAAAGCCAATTGCTGCAGCAACAGCACCAGGGAAAATAATAGGTAAATGATATTCAGGCTCGAATCGATCACTTCGAGCCATCTGTTTTGCCTTTCGTCCAAGATAGTCCATTAATCGACCACCTATTTGAGAACCAATGATTTCCCCTAGACAAATGGCGATATAGTGAAGTCCACTGATACTGGCGGATTGATTGTATCTATCTGTGAAAAGGGAAGAGTATgttgacagaagaagatagagaatACCGTAACCGAATCCGGATAAGATCGCTTGAAGTTGGACTGATCGATAAAGTGCAAGCTGCTTGGGAGGTACAGAAATGCTTTTCCATAAAAGATGTCTAGGAAAAGCGGGTATTTTCCATTTCGAAGACGGATTATTTGCTTTACTTTCGAGTGTTTGTCTATGCGTTTCTCGGAAACATACAAAGCATATTCCAACGGTTAAAGCTTGAACTATGGATGTTGACCAAAAGATCCATCTCCAAGTGGTATATTGTTCTACATATCCTCCAATGATTGGCCCGACCGCAGCACCCAGTAATGGCACCAAAAGGTAGATTGAGATTGTCGTACCCCTCATTTCTGGAGGCCATAGATCTCCAAGCACTCCGGATGCTAATGCATATATTGCTCCAGCACCAAAACCGGCCAATGTACGACTAGCAATAAGTCCAGCTCCAGTATTGACAAATCCACAGGCAATATTGAAAGCCAAGAACCAGATGTTGGTAATATGAAGCACCGGTGCACGACCGTACACTTCTGATAGTGGTCCAGCGAGTAGAGGTGAGAAGGCAGTAGCCAAGACAAATGCACTCAGAGCACTCAACGATTGCGTGCTGGTCAGATCTAGCTCACTGGCGATCGTCGGTAACGCCGGAGCCATGATTGTCGACACGATGATACGGTTGAAACCGCTAATTGACAGAGCCGCGGTAACGATCCATTTCTGTGCTGCTGGCCAAGCAAGAGGGTCATGCTCGACTGATACAGGGGGAGCCGCCATATGAGGAGCTTGTGTGGACAACTCCTGAGAAAGAATAGGCGGCACAGAGGTTTCCAAAGAGAGGGCCCTGTCAGAATCGTCGGAGGACATTTCCAGATCTTTCTATatatgaagatggaggtgacCTTGTTCAGCAAATAAAGGGTTGAGGGGATCGCGACGAGAGAcggagaagaaagaagaaataaaAGAGGGATGGGAACAATGTACACACAATTATATATGACAGATGTGGAGAGTAATGTACATACTGTAGCGCGTCCGATCGTACCGGATTGAGATAATCGGATTAGTCAACCCAGCCTGTCGCGTCACGCAGTTTACCAGTCTGAACGTTCTTCATTTTATCAGATAAAAATAGAATGGGACGATACGAGTAGTCCGCATGGGCTCTGGCGGAACGATCCGGAGTTGCTGCCCACATTTCCCTGATTATATAACTGACGATACGTAGGTCATGAGGTTGAAAACGGTGGGCAACCACAAGGATAATTCAGTCGTGATATTAATTGCGTGTATTATCAGATAAAGAAAAACCGCATGGGTTTTTTCGGATGAATTATCTCGCCCGATAGTTTTGTGACTTGGCCGAAAAATGAACGAGTCTTCGCTCGACGTAGACATATTCATGATCGCAGTGTGTCATAGCTAGGATAGCCATCTCGATCTCTAGTCTCACTGCACTCATCTTTTTGTGATTACTTTTATGAcaatctgatgaaatgaatacGAGTAAAGCTCGGGGTTGAAAATACCTAACGTTATGACCGAAGACAAGCGTCTGATGACCGACCGAAATGACATCATTCCAAAAGATATGTGTAATGGGACTTAAGTGCAGCCTGTTTGCATAGAACAATTGGACGAACGGCTGGCTTGACATTCTCGTGCATTGTGATTGAAACACTTCACTGAACACATCCAAACCATTGCTAAACTCAGGCAATCAGTCAGACACCATGTCCTCCATCCAAACCGTCCAGGTTGTCAGCATTTCCACCGCCCTTTTGGCTTCCGGGGGTATAGCCgccttgaccttctttgatatcCCACTCGTCAAATCACAACCTGCATCACGCTCTTTACCCATGATACGATGGTTATTTAGTAGAGGCTCACATGTGTTCCCAACGGCCgccttcctttcatcatctggttTCGCCTATCTTGCCTATTCTGCCCTGCCTACCGGGAGCAATAATGTGTCGACAGTTTTGCAGCACTTGGTGAAAGGCAAACCTGGTCTCTATCTACTAGCAGGAGCCTTATCAATTGGTATAGCACCAATCACCTCAACTATGATTCCAACCAATTTCGCActcatcaagatcaacgaaGAGCTAGGTGGATCACGAAGTGCTGCATCTGCGAAGCACAGAGCTGCCATCGGAGCCAATACAAGAAGTGCAGAAGAATCAGTCGAtagtaaagatgataataaCCAGTGGACAGATCTCAGTGGGCCACAAGAAGAAACGGAGAAAGAGAGCGCGAAAGAGCAAGATCAGGAAGTCGAAAGATTGTTGGAAAAGTTCGGAAACCTGAATCTTCTGCGAGCAGTCAGTATAGGACTCGGAGGAGTTGTAGGTATCATTGCGTCTTTAGCGTAAGGTGATTATTGCTATCCAGTAAATAACTCTTCTTTGCTTCCTGATCTCGGCTGTGACGTATGATAGCGTATATTCGGGGACTCGATTCCAACACAATACAATTGTACCAGTCTCACTCCAATCATATGTATATAGGCTATTTATCAACCGAGGTTCAACTACTCAAACTGTCACTTCCTCTGTTGATGTCGCCCTTTCATTCCTATATGAAGTGTACCACGCTATTGGGGAAGCGACATCAGTCTCTTTCATTTAATTGTGCGTTCTTTCCGTTTTCACTCACACGGCAGTGagatcatctctcatttGTCTCGCAGCGCCTTCTCTCAAACTGAGAAGTTGTCTCCTCCATTCTTTATCCCCACCTCCGAGGACGTTTCTGATCAAATGCGTACCAGCATCCTTATCCCCATCAAAGGCCCAGGAACCCTCAATACGATCACCCGTTCCTGGTAGATCTTGGACTGGGAACAAACGGGGCTCGCTTGGAGTAATCAATGGGTACTTCTCAGCCAAAGAGGTCTTGAGAACATCACCTTGTGAAGGTTTGTCTCTGTAGGCAGCAGTCAAGAGGACCGCTTCTTCAGAAGTGATTCTCTCCCATACTATGTCAATGTTTGATTAGTTCAATACGCTCATATCGGATGTCATGTACAGTAGCTCACCTCCGTCTGTGGCGACGATGACAAACTTCagaatctcatcttcagatttAATGTCTCGGTGAGTTACTGTCGCTTCCGTGTCGGTATAAGGTGGAGTAGCCTTGGGGAAATAGTTAAAAGCTTGTTTAGTTTGTAGAGCGTTCCAAATTCTAAGGGATTGACGATTCAGCTCAAGACACTGATCAAGACGGCAAAGCATggtactcactcttcttcttcttcgtgtGATCGCTTACTTGAACTTCCTCCAAATTTACGAACGACATCATTGGTTCCTAATATTCTATTACCCCATCCTCGATCATATATGACCTTATTAGCTTCATCAGGGGGATGTCTTCCTAGTCGTCTAGCTTATGGCCTCAGCTTTAGGTCTAGGAACGCAATCCGGTATCCACACGTCGAACCTACCTTGTACATTCTTTAGGACTATCACCACACTGATCTTCTGTTAATACGTCACACCTCCACCTGTTCTCTTTGGTATTCCACCAGCCTGCTACAGCTCTTGAATCACCCACATGGGCGATGTACATCCTCGAAGCTTCGGTATCGACAATCACTGAACAGGCTGTACTGCCAGCGCCTTCAGTAGCTCCGAGAAGGAAATTCGATGGACTACATTTAGGCAGAACGAGTGAATTGCAATCTCGTTGGATTTGGCCATTCAGTGCAGCGACTGGTGCTTGAATAAAATCATTATCGAGCGCAACGAAAGTATCACTCAATGCCCGAGCGAGACGTTCCTGATTGATCGAAGAACCTTGCGATTCAGCTTTGAATCTAGCGATAGTAAGGGCCAAGCAAGCGTGAAGCGTTTTGCTGATCATGTCACTGACGATGTTACCTCCCATCCCGTCAAAGACAGAGACGAACATTAGCTTGTGGCTGCTTGATACGAAGTCGTCACTGTCACTCTCGAAGGTATCATCTTCCTTAGTGACCATCAATTCAGCGTTCCGAATCTCATGCCAAGTCCTCCAGAATGCTCCACCCTTATCAGTAGCGCTCTCAGTGAGTCTATCAATCTGATTCATGGAAATGATGTCGATCGTATGTCTATCTTCGCAGAGAGGGTTAGAGGGAACCACGATCTCGTCCCATCCCTTAATAAGATTTATAGGTTGCTGCAATAAAAATGATTTCGCACTTTGCTTCATAAAGTGCTCGATTTCGGCTTCAGGtcggatgaagaaagtgCCTTCCCATTTACGATCCTTGACGTCGTTGGGACCAGCTAGTCCCCATACCTTGATCAGGGGTCCAGGCAGGACTTGCATGAATGCTTCGTTGCCGTCAGATTGCGTGGTTTTGCGAATACCCGAAGTAGCAGGGTCGCTGAGGACAATAGGGGTGAGAGACATTGTTGGTGTATATAAATGACAGAACTAGCTAGATAGTTGCTTGTAGGGTTGATGCTTTATAAAGACGAGTTGggatgaaggaggatgaggGAGAAATGACATAATTAGGGCAACAGGCTCGCTTTATATGAGGAATTTGCCGAAGACTCTGATCGACTTTGTTACGAATCAAGGGACGGCATCCAAGAATGACAACCTTTGAGTCCAGACGGTACATGTATCATCTCTCCTTGCAAAGACTGAGACTTCCTATCATTCGAAGGATCATCAAAGGACTTACTGACACTTCGTGGCTTGGCCTCGACCATTAGCTCTGTCTCTGATGATGCCGAAGACGTAGCGGAGGTCACCGACTTTGACAGAAAGTGGAGGGATCGACGATTGTTTGTCTTGCTCTTTCTTACAGGATCACGTATGTAATATTCATATCTCTGAAGCTGTATTTTCCTATGGGTAGTAACGACATACCATGAAGGCAGTCGTACAACGAGTAGTGAGCGCCTCAGTGGCTGGTAAGATGGTCATTAGGATTTCAGCGTTATTGTTGCTGATCAGTACATATAACAGTGGACGGTCAGACTGTCTCGTCTATTGGGAGAGGATTGCTCGTACTGGTCGGTATAGATCGATGTGAGTCCAATAGGGTCATAAGGCCTGACAGCCttgatgataatttgatGTACATTCGCTCTACAGCTGACAAAGGCTGGTGAACAGACGACGAGCCCAGCAATACGACTCAGATCATCAGAAAGATTCTCTCTGCTCGACTGTTCGACGATGATCAGGGTAGTATGTGGAAGAAAAGCGTCAAAGATATAGATGGAGAAGTACTTTGTGGTATGTTGCGTTACTGCTGCTTAATGAGAGAATGCTCATCAAAATTGCGATTCGACCTAACACAACGACAACTTGTTCAGTGTCACAATTCACATTACTAGCTAATTTCAAGGGTTCCAAACCTGATTTCCACGAATCGATGGTATGTCCTAGTCTCACTGTAAACCATCATACATAGCTGACTGGGAAGCTTAGTCCACCATACCTGGCAAAGCATACTACAcatcttttcttgatgaGCTCAAAAGAACGTACACTCCATCCAAGATAAAAGGTGAGCTAGAGTCCTTTCCATGTCGTAGTCGATATCCAATCGCTAGAATGGGGAGGGTGATTTACCTATTTAACGATTGTTGTAGATGGCCAGTTTGGCGCTATGATGCAGGTATCCTTGACCAATGATGTAAGCTCCTTGATTGCCTTCGTTAAAcaagattgagattgagttGATAATATACTATAGGGTCCCGTCACCATTCTACTCTCTTCCCGATCATCTACTTCCTCCAAATCCACCACTCCCATTCCCAGTATCAGCGGAAGTCGATCCGCCACTCCTGCTCCCGGGACTGGAAACGGGTCCAGCTCTTCCAAAAGGAAGACGAAGACCAATTCTTTCAAAGGACAAAGTCATTCTGAATCGCCTGGCATAATGACCTCTGTGCAATCTTCGAAGGACGGTTTGAACAGCACCGTGGATGTATCTTCTATATCGTCTATAACTGGTACAGTCGCCAGTGTGGGATTGGGCGTAAGGGAATTGAATGTGGATATGACCGGATCGAACAGATCGGGGGATGTAAACCATGGTGACTGATCTGTGGTCTTCCAGGAGTCTAGTGGGAGAAGATTGCGCGGAAAGGGGGCGGAGGAGAAGGGTGTGAGGAAGGTCGGGGGTGAGGCAAGATCAGGCGAAGATGGGACGGTTGCAATACGGACCAGGGATGGCAGGGGAAGAGATGGGGAAGATAGGCCGAGGGATGACGAATCAGGTGACGTAGTTTGTGGGATAGTGGGATAGACCACTTTAATCGCCCTACGAAAAAACTAGCTGACAAGCTTTGTTAATGATGATCGTAGAAGCTACCGGAAATGATGTGGGAGTAAATGACATGGACAGGAAAAGGACGACACAATGATATGCATGCGCTTATatgcattttcatcttcttttgcgGAGAGTATATGTTTGTGTGATGATAGATACATTCTAAGCGAAGAAACGATCGACTCGACAATTGAATGagtcgaagatgacgatTTTTGGTGGTATCCTttgttgaaagaagatattaATCTGTTAGCAAATGTTTTGTCATACAGGTttgacgaagacgatgaccgactgagagaaaagaaggactAGTCCTTGATGGTGTTTCATCGCTGATGATGCAACGTCAATCAGTATCAAACCAGGTAATGGGGTTTCCATCTAGGTATGTAGAGAACGTATTTTTAACACGGATCGTAGAAGGCAGAATCCAGACGACCAAGAAGACCTTTGAATGTTTACTACCAATGAGCCGTTGTCAATCCATCTCGACATGACAGAGTCATTGCTCGATATACTGATCTCATGGCAACTGTAGCTGATGTTCCTGCAAGGTGGTCAGTTGTGAACTGCGGAATAAGATATGTACTGCAAGTCTGCATACATCAAGTTGAATAGTGACTCTGCTACGACATTATAAGGTAGGTAGCTATTTCTGTATGGAACaatcctttcacttccatctaTATTGAATCAATCCTTGATACTCTCTCTCTATGATTATTTTCGTCTCTTATACTAATACTGTAATTGACCCATCAATCTTTGTTTCACATAATGATCGTTAAAAAAAGTTGGGTTGACTAAGACGCGATGACACCGGCATCTCCGACCTTCTCGGCAATTCTTTTCCTGGCAGcttcatgttcttcttctggagtTCCAGGTGTCTTGTAGAACACGACGTATTGGATAGTAAGAACAGCTGTCCAGGCAATTTGGAAATAGAATGATCTACCTCCGACATGTTTCCAATCGGCGAatcctccaccttcaaaTGAAGCCTGAACGGCTAACGTGATTGCTCCTGCAACTTGAGCCTGAAAAAAATCATATTTTTAGCTGGGTTTGAAGGTAGAACGATCAAGGAACTCACGATGACTTGAACCCAAGCTCCGCTGACGCCAGCCATCTCTGAATTccgaaaaaagaaaaacatcagctgatataaTCAAGACCAGCAGGAGAAATGTAGCATACCAGGTGGGCAGtaagtgatgagattgattctaTGTTGGAAAGAGAGTCAACAGATTAGCATTGGCGCTTCTTTGAGATCGTGCCTATGTCATCGACTCACGCTGAAGCCATGTAAGTCAAAACAGCTCCCCCACTGCCCAAGACGAAGGCTGGGAAGCAGAATCTCCAATAATCCTTGCCAGTCCCACCGTTAGAGAAAACCTGGAGAATCTCCGCAACGACGATCACTAATCGTGAGAAGCATCATCAGCCAATGTATCACTACGAGACCACTGGATTGCTATGAGTATCTGAGACACTCACAAGTTCCCCCCACAGCCATGGTAGGTTTCGGTCTAGTGATGATAGTAGGGAAAACTTGAGTCAATCCACCAACTATCAAAGCTGTGATACCCTGTGGTAACATAGCTGCAGCCACTTTGACTAAAATTGCGAAAACATGTTAGGCTAGTTCTCGATTGTATAAACGCTTGAAATTAGTTACTCACTTGGGGTCCAATGGAAGATCTCTTGGAACCATGTTGCATAAAGAATTTGAGACGTAGCCCAGAATGGGACTAAGAATTGAATATCAGTACATGAATATCGGCACACTACCCTCTCTGTTACATATACTCACATGCTATACCGATAGCTAAACtaccaatgatgatattgctAATTTGCCATACTGAACTAGGCAGTACAGCTGATTTGGGAGAGATCTTAGATTCTGATAGATCGAGACAGTCAGCGTTATTCGTATTattggatgaaagagaagttgCTTAccccagaagaagaagccaatGGCCAAGGGGAAACTAAGGACGAAAGGAGCAATGAAGCTTGCTGATCCCCATCCATCGATAGGTCCTTGAGTCAATGCCAAGatgaaacagatcaaagCGCCAACCATGAACAAGACACCTATGATATCAAGTCTCTTCCATCGAGGAGTACCGTCGGTGGATTTGTAAGTTGATCCAGtgaatggaagaaggaggaagcAAATTCCGGTAAACAGGATACCTAACCAAGCGCAAAGCGAGTATCAGTCCATCACATCCCATTTAATCATTTCCCGATTCAACTCACAAAGTATAGCGAGAACTCGGAAGAACCATTGATAGTTTGCCAGCATACAAATACCAGCGAGAACACTGAACGATAGATGTCAATTCAAGTCCAATTGCGATCTGAGGAAAAGAACGCTTTACTGACAGTCCAAGTACGTTACCAACAGCACCTGCGATACCTAATAACGCCAACTTTGCTTGTTGTTCTGCTGGTTCTGGGAACATGTGAACAGTAAGGTGGCTATAATCACTGGTCAGTGTGTGGTATACAAGCGAAAAGTCCAACATCAGACTCACTAGGCTGAAGGGATGGCTGATAGGTGATGGATGTAACTTGATTAGTATATGCGATTCCTGAATTGGGAAGCTCAATATACTCACTCATAGCTCCTGCGATACCGCCCAATCCTCGTAAGATCAGGAAACCATATCTGACACAAATCATTAGTCAAGCATTCAGACACCGAGCATTTGTTCAATCACTTACTTGCTGGAAGTGACGAAAGAAGTCACTAAACTCAATACACCCAGAACGAAGAAACCTCCTTCGAAAATGATTTGAGCAGGGAACAAATCCGACAGTCTTCCGGCGAAAAGCAAGAATGCAGCG includes:
- a CDS encoding D-tyrosyl-tRNA(Tyr) deacylase; translation: MKAVVQRVVSASVAVDGQTVSSIGRGLLVLVGIDRYDEPSNTTQIIRKILSARLFDDDQGSMWKKSVKDIDGEVLCVSQFTLLANFKGSKPDFHESMSTIPGKAYYTSFLDELKRTYTPSKIKDGQFGAMMQVSLTNDGPVTILLSSRSSTSSKSTTPIPSISGSRSATPAPGTGNGSSSSKRKTKTNSFKGQSHSESPGIMTSVQSSKDGLNSTVDVSSISSITGTVASVGLGVRELNVDMTGSNRSGDVNHGD